One genomic segment of Drosophila melanogaster chromosome 3R includes these proteins:
- the woc gene encoding without children, isoform B: protein MEEISSLDSFGADSNARPESATPRSEEQQDQDRQQTAPAASETLDTPASPPAEDAAAQESKPPPSKEADDDFEQISEGSLDADDNQSRDKAASTPADPVDAEEPAEEPTPNEEPQGGEDEQPQTEAVRVDPQEEPEEAEEETDALQATAEEVEAAAAEADAVDGGPASPEAMDVDEGEVDAEGEAEQEAEDDAALDREATDDVDMQSVGADSHQAEDAEPPEGRDEVDTSLEEQENGQDPDEREKDAAADEDDPDAEGDAESEQVDENAEETGEAEHGDDTVENVLEPEESDVCLIPDDQETEVTEAEKELARENAEKAAEEEEAEERQAKTPDNDRKSPADAAADPEDDSAAAVDATDVSPTTPTDAQAGAKSAATGIAEADGVAAAANEEEAGGDVPDPDEPTAEESSSAGAGEPGSTPKIIISWIVGSVQKCKQCGDEKNCGFRYRSPEESEEMDKEKENDKAEENAEEGEEEEARQKPAAPSGFEYICDTACVDALLEDQPGKYFVRRKKFLVEEVVREEGAAEAEASADGEGGDAEEEATPANTQDCLQCKDKTRCKYFIKQDQDCFYICNDDCFNLLNAEEPDKFKLKRHSIRVRNIGATTLQPPQNSPTKRTDGSVVARTVEEAETARLDRIESFRRRCADCEADINTDEKQLMWETMDFCNEVCLGSYQRTIGSTCETCKQEVSSIALGKYCVRFGFDVRQFCCAGCLNTFKKGLKTCSCCQKDISGGQEGFLAPVGDKDQFKDFCSQSCLRRYESMCNPRRKLRTDVCGVCNNQKPVRVEMLLEDREHYFCSNPCFSAFKFVSNVNADPCAMCSKYFERRSAESYTIYNEQQSPKVFCSRVCINVYIIVNRHIVSCQWCKVKKYNFDMIYQIGGPHDQETLTCSINCLTMHGVSCNISARAVTKCDNCSNFNTPQYHLTMSDASMRNFCTYQCVMQFQNQFARAPLTLDSDLPPSSAGSSKSQQQSNRGNKNAAPFPTGLPKRVKLKLSHTGKGGVGGKKSGSGTMLPVISTVQSLASGETEARIGNLTVRRKRGRPRESGTSSPPLSMPGVHPPAQRGRPRKHAVDYSARSPSPTMSGGSSHMGIPVRRNTTTTMDFGPATVTETKIITVPPYPKAVRNVNISCKPLTVTQGEQCSPDVRDCATQTEKDYSNKVLIPVPVPIFVPQPMYMYSAPFPVPVPIPLPIPVPIFIPTTRNTAQGILKEIKKIQDKMPEDPLEAELLMMAEMVAEEKHESDSDSDNEIKPDPGLVALQYQNSLESVAQQQQQQQVVDVSGAGHNPYGDDMLQIALKMATGDYDNHHQTSTVDLETSMTANTISSQSPMGHDGMGQMGVHHLDQQHHMLDATQRTARGRKRGVGVVMDPPNRNSRSPVKRQRGGEMDHSALQQQSQQAQQPQEKPDAQMFLKYTFGVNAWKQWVMTKNADIEKSSMRRRPFKTELLQMTADELNYSLCLFVKEVRKPNGTEYAPDTIYYLVLGIQQYLYVNGRIDNIFYDPYYERFTECLDEVARKFSVLYNDSQYIVTRVEEEHLWECKQLGAHSPHVLLSTLMFFNTKHFNLTTVEEHMQLSFSHIMKHWKRSSQNSKVPGSRNVLLRFYPPQAGLDANPRKKKVYEQQENEENPLRCPVRLYEFYLSKCPESVKTRNDVFYLQPERSCVPDSPVWYSTQALGQDALQRMLHRVKMVKEINIALLTT from the exons CGGCGCCGATTCCAATGCGCGACCGGAGTCGGCCACCCCCAGGTCGGAGGAACAACAGGATCAGGATCGACAACAGACTGCTCCGGCGGCCAGTGAAACTCTGGATACGCCCGCCTCGCCGCCAGCGGAGGATGCAGCTGCGCAGGAAAGCAAACCGCCTCCTTCCAAGGAGGCGGATGACGACTTCGAACAGATCTCCGAGGGATCATTAGACGCCGATGATAACCAGTCGCGGGATAAGGCGGCTAGTACACCAGCTGATCCCGTGGATGCGGAGGAGCCCGCCGAGGAGCCAACGCCCAACGAGGAGCCGCAAGGCGGTGAGGATGAGCAGCCACAAACAGAAGCCGTGAGGGTAGATCCACAGGAAGAGCccgaggaggcggaggaggagacTGATGCCCTCCAGGCCACTGCGGAAGAGGTGGAGGCAGCGGCCGCCGAAGCAGATGCTGTGGACGGCGGTCCCGCTTCACCCGAAGCAATGGATGTGGATGAAGGCGAGGTGGATGCAGAAGGTGAAGCTGAGCAGGAAGCAGAAGACGACGCAGCTCTGGATCGAGAGGCGACAGATGATGTAGATATGCAGTCCGTGGGCGCAGATTCACACCAGGCGGAGGATGCAGAGCCACCGGAGGGCCGAGATGAGGTGGACACAAGCTTAGAGGAGCAGGAAAATGGCCAAGATCCTGATGAACGGGAGAAAGATGCGGCCGCCGATGAAGATGATCCGGATGCAGAAGGAGATGCGGAATCGGAGCAGGTGGATGAAAATGCCGAGGAAACTGGTGAGGCCGAACATGGCGATG ACACAGTGGAAAATGTTTTGGAGCCAGAGGAATCAGATGTTTGCCTTATTCCCGATGATCAAGAAACGGAAGTGACTGAAGCTGAGAAGGAACTGGCCCGCGAGAATGCCGAGAAGGCCGCCGAAGAGGAGGAAGCCGAGGAGCGGCAAGCCAAGACACCCGATAACGATAGAAAGTCCCCGGCAGATGCCGCCGCCGATCCAGAAGACGACAGTGCAGCTGCCGTTGACGCCACCGACGTATCTCCAACCACGCCAACTG ATGCTCAAGCTGGAGCTAAGTCGGCGGCAACAGGCATTGCAGAAG CAGATGGAGTAGCTGCAGCAGCTAACGAAGAGGAGGCCGGTGGCGATGTTCCCGATCCCGACGAGCCCACAGCCGAGGAATCCTCCAGTGCCGGAGCGGGTGAACCTGGTTCCACGCCGAAAATCATCATTAGTTGGATCGTTGGCAGCGTTCAGAAGTGCAAACAGTGTGGCGATGAAAAGAATTGTGGGTTTCGGTACAGGAGTCCAGAGGAGTCAGAAGAAATGGATAAGGAGAAGGAAAACGATAAGGCAGAGGAGAACGCTGAGGagggggaggaggaggaggctcGGCAAAAGCCTGCTGCTCCCAGTGGGTTCGAGTACATCTGCGATACCGCCTGTGTCGACGCCCTGCTAGAAGATCAACCCGGCAAGTACTTTGTACGCCGCAAGAAGTTCCTGGTCGAGGAAGTGGTTCGAGAAGAAGGCGCCGCCGAAGCGGAGGCTAGCGCCGATGGCGAGGGCGGAGATGCCGAGGAGGAAGCTACTCCAGCCAACACGCAAGATTGCCTGCAGTGCAAGGATAAGACGCGgtgcaaatatttcattaaacagGACCAGGACTGCTTCTACATTTGCAATGACGATTGCTTCAATCTGCTCAACGCTGAGGAGCCAGATAAATTCAAGCTGAAGCGGCACTCGATTCGAGTGCGCAACATTGGCGCCACAACGCTGCAGCCACCGCAAAATTCGCCCACCAAACGGACCGACGGCAGCGTGGTGGCCAGGACGGTGGAGGAGGCAGAGACGGCGCGCCTGGACAGGATCGAAAGCTTCCGAAGGCGCTGCGCCGACTGCGAGGCGGATATCAATACGGACGAGAAGCAGCTCATGTGGGAGACCATGGACTTCTGCAATGAGGTGTGCCTGGGCAGCTATCAGCGCACCATTGGCTCCACCTGCGAGACCTGCAAGCAGGAGGTGAGCTCCATAGCGCTTGGCAAGTACTGCGTGCGATTCGGTTTCGATGTGCGGCAGTTCTGCTGCGCCGGCTGCCTTAACACCTTTAAGAAGGGTCTGAAGACGTGCTCCTGCTGCCAGAAGGACATCAGCGGCGGGCAGGAGGGCTTCCTTGCCCCGGTGGGTGACAAGGATCAGTTCAAGGACTTCTGTTCGCAATCCTGCCTCCGTCGCTACGAAAGCATGTGCAATCCCCGACGAAAACTACGCACCGATGTCTGCGGTGTGTGCAACAACCAGAAGCCAGTGAGGGTGGAGATGCTGCTGGAGGACAGAGAGCACTACTTCTGCTCGAATCCCTGCTTCTCCGCCTTTAAGTTTGTGAGCAACGTGAACGCTGATCCGTGTGCCATGTGCTCCAAATACTTTGAGCGGCGGAGCGCCGAGTCCTACACCATCTACAACGAACAGCAGTCACCGAAGGTCTTCTGCTCGCGGGTCTGCATAAATGTGTACATCATCGTCAACAGGCACATCGTCTCCTGCCAGTGGTGCAAGGTGAAGAAGTACAACTTTGACATGATCTATCAGATTGGTGGGCCGCACGATCAGGAGACGCTCACCTGCTCCATCAACTGCCTGACCATGCACGGCGTTAGCTGCAACATCTCCGCCAGGGCGGTTACCAAATGCGACAATTGTTCCAACTTCAATACGCCACAGTATCATTTGACCATGTCGGATGCTTCCATGCGCAACTTTTGCACCTACCAGTGTGTGATGCAGTTCCAGAATCAGTTCGCCCGCGCTCCCCTCACGCTGGACAGCGACCTACCGCCCAGTAGCGCCGGCAGCTCCAAGTCCCAGCAGCAATCCAATCGAGGCAACAAGAATGCGGCACCATTTCCCACGGGCCTGCCCAAACGTGTCAAACTGAAGCTCTCCCAC ACTGGAAAAGGTGGCGTTGGAGGCAAGAAATCCGGCTCCGGCACCATGCTACCGGTTATATCCACGGTGCAATCGCTCGCCAGCGGCGAAACCGAAGCCCGGATCGGCAATCTGACGGTTCGTCGCAAGCGTGGACGTCCACGGGAATCGGGAACCTCATCACCGCCGCTGTCCATGCCGGGTGTCCATCCGCCAGCACAGCGAGGAAGGCCACGCAAGCACGCTGTAGACTACTCGGCGCGTTCACCATCGCCCACGATGTCAGGTGGCAGCTCCCACATGGGCATTCCGGTCAGGCGAAATACTACCACGACTATGGATTTCGGGCCGGCTACGGTAACGGAGACCAAGATCATCACAGTGCCACCATATCCCAAGGCTGTGCGAAACGTGAACATAAGCTGTAAGCCCTTAACGGTGACCCAGGGCGAGCAGTGTAGTCCGGATGTGCGGGATTGCGCCACCCAGACGGAGAAAGACTACTCCAACAAGGTGCTCATCCCGGTTCCGGTGCCCATCTTCGTGCCGCAACCCATGTACATGTACTCGGCTCCGTTCCCCGTACCAGTGCCCATTCCGCTGCCAATCCCGGTGCCTATTTTCATACCCACCACGCGCAACACCGCGCAAGGCATACTTAAGGAGATCAAGAAGATACAGGACAAGATGCCAGAGGATCCACTGGAGGCGGAGTTGCTTATGATGGCCGAGATGGTGGCAGAGGAGAAGCACGAATCGGACTCCGATTCGGACAACGAGATCAAGCCGGATCCGGGCCTGGTAGCTCTGCAGTACCAGAACAGCCTCGAGTCCGTcgcccaacagcagcaacaacagcaagtgGTGGACGTTAGCGGAGCCGGACATAATCCCTACGGCGACGATATGCTGCAGATAGCCCTCAAGATGGCCACAGGCGACTACGACAATCATCACCAGACCTCGACGGTGGATCTGGAAACGTCGATGACGGCGAATACGATCAGCAGCCAGTCGCCGATGGGTCACGACGGAATGGGTCAAATGGGAGTACATCATCTAGATCAGCAGCATCACATGCTTGATGCCACGCAGCG AACCGCACGTGGACGCAAGCGCGGCGTAGGCGTCGTCATGGACCCACCCAACCGCAACAGCCGCTCGCCGGTGAAAAGGCAGCGCGGCGGCGAGATGGATCACTCGGCcctgcagcagcagtcgcagcaggCACAGCAGCCGCAGGAGAAGCCCGACGCCCAAATGTTCCTGAAGTACACCTTCGGGGTGAACGCATGGAAGCAGTGGGTGATGACGAAGAACGCGGACATCGAGAAGAGCTCGATGCGCCGGCGGCCCTTCAAGACGGAGCTGCTTCAAATGACCGCCGACGAGTTGAACTACTCGCTTTGCCTCTTCGTCAAGGAAGTGCGCAAGCCCAACGGGACGGAATACGCGCCGGACACCATCTACTACCTTGTGTTGG GCATTCAGCAATATCTGTATGTGAATGGACGCATAGACAACATATTCTATGATCCGTACTACGAGCGGTTTACCGAGTGCCTTGACGAGGTGGCGCGCAAGTTCTCCGTGCTTTACAACGATTCGC AATACATTGTCACTCGCGTGGAGGAGGAGCACTTGTGGGAGTGCAAGCAACTTGGCGCCCATTCGCCGCATGTTCTGCTGAGCACGCTAATGTTCTTTAACACCAAGCACTTTAATCTGACG ACCGTGGAGGAGCACATGCAGTTATCCTTCTCGCACATAATGAAGCACTGGAAGCGCTCATCACAGAATTCCAAAGTTCCTGGCTCACGAAACGTGCTCTTACGATTCTATCCACCGCAGGCGGGTCTGG ATGCCAATCCGCGGAAGAAGAAAGTCTACGAGCAGCAGGAGAATGAAGAGAATCCGCTGCGCTGTCCCGTCCGCCTTTACGAATTTTATCTCTCCAAATG CCCGGAGAGCGTGAAGACCCGCAATGATGTCTTTTATCTGCAGCCGGAGCGCTCGTGTGTGCCCGACTCGCCGGTTTGGTACTCGACGCAGGCTCTGGGGCAGGACGCACTGCAGCGGATGCTGCACCGCGTCAAAATGGTCAAGGAAATCAACATAGCGCTACTAACGACTTAA
- the woc gene encoding without children, isoform D — MEEISSLDSFGADSNARPESATPRSEEQQDQDRQQTAPAASETLDTPASPPAEDAAAQESKPPPSKEADDDFEQISEGSLDADDNQSRDKAASTPADPVDAEEPAEEPTPNEEPQGGEDEQPQTEAVRVDPQEEPEEAEEETDALQATAEEVEAAAAEADAVDGGPASPEAMDVDEGEVDAEGEAEQEAEDDAALDREATDDVDMQSVGADSHQAEDAEPPEGRDEVDTSLEEQENGQDPDEREKDAAADEDDPDAEGDAESEQVDENAEETGEAEHGDDTVENVLEPEESDVCLIPDDQETEVTEAEKELARENAEKAAEEEEAEERQAKTPDNDRKSPADAAADPEDDSAAAVDATDVSPTTPTDGVAAAANEEEAGGDVPDPDEPTAEESSSAGAGEPGSTPKIIISWIVGSVQKCKQCGDEKNCGFRYRSPEESEEMDKEKENDKAEENAEEGEEEEARQKPAAPSGFEYICDTACVDALLEDQPGKYFVRRKKFLVEEVVREEGAAEAEASADGEGGDAEEEATPANTQDCLQCKDKTRCKYFIKQDQDCFYICNDDCFNLLNAEEPDKFKLKRHSIRVRNIGATTLQPPQNSPTKRTDGSVVARTVEEAETARLDRIESFRRRCADCEADINTDEKQLMWETMDFCNEVCLGSYQRTIGSTCETCKQEVSSIALGKYCVRFGFDVRQFCCAGCLNTFKKGLKTCSCCQKDISGGQEGFLAPVGDKDQFKDFCSQSCLRRYESMCNPRRKLRTDVCGVCNNQKPVRVEMLLEDREHYFCSNPCFSAFKFVSNVNADPCAMCSKYFERRSAESYTIYNEQQSPKVFCSRVCINVYIIVNRHIVSCQWCKVKKYNFDMIYQIGGPHDQETLTCSINCLTMHGVSCNISARAVTKCDNCSNFNTPQYHLTMSDASMRNFCTYQCVMQFQNQFARAPLTLDSDLPPSSAGSSKSQQQSNRGNKNAAPFPTGLPKRVKLKLSHTGKGGVGGKKSGSGTMLPVISTVQSLASGETEARIGNLTVRRKRGRPRESGTSSPPLSMPGVHPPAQRGRPRKHAVDYSARSPSPTMSGGSSHMGIPVRRNTTTTMDFGPATVTETKIITVPPYPKAVRNVNISCKPLTVTQGEQCSPDVRDCATQTEKDYSNKVLIPVPVPIFVPQPMYMYSAPFPVPVPIPLPIPVPIFIPTTRNTAQGILKEIKKIQDKMPEDPLEAELLMMAEMVAEEKHESDSDSDNEIKPDPGLVALQYQNSLESVAQQQQQQQVVDVSGAGHNPYGDDMLQIALKMATGDYDNHHQTSTVDLETSMTANTISSQSPMGHDGMGQMGVHHLDQQHHMLDATQRTARGRKRGVGVVMDPPNRNSRSPVKRQRGGEMDHSALQQQSQQAQQPQEKPDAQMFLKYTFGVNAWKQWVMTKNADIEKSSMRRRPFKTELLQMTADELNYSLCLFVKEVRKPNGTEYAPDTIYYLVLGIQQYLYVNGRIDNIFYDPYYERFTECLDEVARKFSVLYNDSQYIVTRVEEEHLWECKQLGAHSPHVLLSTLMFFNTKHFNLTTVEEHMQLSFSHIMKHWKRSSQNSKVPGSRNVLLRFYPPQAGLDANPRKKKVYEQQENEENPLRCPVRLYEFYLSKCPESVKTRNDVFYLQPERSCVPDSPVWYSTQALGQDALQRMLHRVKMVKEINIALLTT, encoded by the exons CGGCGCCGATTCCAATGCGCGACCGGAGTCGGCCACCCCCAGGTCGGAGGAACAACAGGATCAGGATCGACAACAGACTGCTCCGGCGGCCAGTGAAACTCTGGATACGCCCGCCTCGCCGCCAGCGGAGGATGCAGCTGCGCAGGAAAGCAAACCGCCTCCTTCCAAGGAGGCGGATGACGACTTCGAACAGATCTCCGAGGGATCATTAGACGCCGATGATAACCAGTCGCGGGATAAGGCGGCTAGTACACCAGCTGATCCCGTGGATGCGGAGGAGCCCGCCGAGGAGCCAACGCCCAACGAGGAGCCGCAAGGCGGTGAGGATGAGCAGCCACAAACAGAAGCCGTGAGGGTAGATCCACAGGAAGAGCccgaggaggcggaggaggagacTGATGCCCTCCAGGCCACTGCGGAAGAGGTGGAGGCAGCGGCCGCCGAAGCAGATGCTGTGGACGGCGGTCCCGCTTCACCCGAAGCAATGGATGTGGATGAAGGCGAGGTGGATGCAGAAGGTGAAGCTGAGCAGGAAGCAGAAGACGACGCAGCTCTGGATCGAGAGGCGACAGATGATGTAGATATGCAGTCCGTGGGCGCAGATTCACACCAGGCGGAGGATGCAGAGCCACCGGAGGGCCGAGATGAGGTGGACACAAGCTTAGAGGAGCAGGAAAATGGCCAAGATCCTGATGAACGGGAGAAAGATGCGGCCGCCGATGAAGATGATCCGGATGCAGAAGGAGATGCGGAATCGGAGCAGGTGGATGAAAATGCCGAGGAAACTGGTGAGGCCGAACATGGCGATG ACACAGTGGAAAATGTTTTGGAGCCAGAGGAATCAGATGTTTGCCTTATTCCCGATGATCAAGAAACGGAAGTGACTGAAGCTGAGAAGGAACTGGCCCGCGAGAATGCCGAGAAGGCCGCCGAAGAGGAGGAAGCCGAGGAGCGGCAAGCCAAGACACCCGATAACGATAGAAAGTCCCCGGCAGATGCCGCCGCCGATCCAGAAGACGACAGTGCAGCTGCCGTTGACGCCACCGACGTATCTCCAACCACGCCAACTG ATGGAGTAGCTGCAGCAGCTAACGAAGAGGAGGCCGGTGGCGATGTTCCCGATCCCGACGAGCCCACAGCCGAGGAATCCTCCAGTGCCGGAGCGGGTGAACCTGGTTCCACGCCGAAAATCATCATTAGTTGGATCGTTGGCAGCGTTCAGAAGTGCAAACAGTGTGGCGATGAAAAGAATTGTGGGTTTCGGTACAGGAGTCCAGAGGAGTCAGAAGAAATGGATAAGGAGAAGGAAAACGATAAGGCAGAGGAGAACGCTGAGGagggggaggaggaggaggctcGGCAAAAGCCTGCTGCTCCCAGTGGGTTCGAGTACATCTGCGATACCGCCTGTGTCGACGCCCTGCTAGAAGATCAACCCGGCAAGTACTTTGTACGCCGCAAGAAGTTCCTGGTCGAGGAAGTGGTTCGAGAAGAAGGCGCCGCCGAAGCGGAGGCTAGCGCCGATGGCGAGGGCGGAGATGCCGAGGAGGAAGCTACTCCAGCCAACACGCAAGATTGCCTGCAGTGCAAGGATAAGACGCGgtgcaaatatttcattaaacagGACCAGGACTGCTTCTACATTTGCAATGACGATTGCTTCAATCTGCTCAACGCTGAGGAGCCAGATAAATTCAAGCTGAAGCGGCACTCGATTCGAGTGCGCAACATTGGCGCCACAACGCTGCAGCCACCGCAAAATTCGCCCACCAAACGGACCGACGGCAGCGTGGTGGCCAGGACGGTGGAGGAGGCAGAGACGGCGCGCCTGGACAGGATCGAAAGCTTCCGAAGGCGCTGCGCCGACTGCGAGGCGGATATCAATACGGACGAGAAGCAGCTCATGTGGGAGACCATGGACTTCTGCAATGAGGTGTGCCTGGGCAGCTATCAGCGCACCATTGGCTCCACCTGCGAGACCTGCAAGCAGGAGGTGAGCTCCATAGCGCTTGGCAAGTACTGCGTGCGATTCGGTTTCGATGTGCGGCAGTTCTGCTGCGCCGGCTGCCTTAACACCTTTAAGAAGGGTCTGAAGACGTGCTCCTGCTGCCAGAAGGACATCAGCGGCGGGCAGGAGGGCTTCCTTGCCCCGGTGGGTGACAAGGATCAGTTCAAGGACTTCTGTTCGCAATCCTGCCTCCGTCGCTACGAAAGCATGTGCAATCCCCGACGAAAACTACGCACCGATGTCTGCGGTGTGTGCAACAACCAGAAGCCAGTGAGGGTGGAGATGCTGCTGGAGGACAGAGAGCACTACTTCTGCTCGAATCCCTGCTTCTCCGCCTTTAAGTTTGTGAGCAACGTGAACGCTGATCCGTGTGCCATGTGCTCCAAATACTTTGAGCGGCGGAGCGCCGAGTCCTACACCATCTACAACGAACAGCAGTCACCGAAGGTCTTCTGCTCGCGGGTCTGCATAAATGTGTACATCATCGTCAACAGGCACATCGTCTCCTGCCAGTGGTGCAAGGTGAAGAAGTACAACTTTGACATGATCTATCAGATTGGTGGGCCGCACGATCAGGAGACGCTCACCTGCTCCATCAACTGCCTGACCATGCACGGCGTTAGCTGCAACATCTCCGCCAGGGCGGTTACCAAATGCGACAATTGTTCCAACTTCAATACGCCACAGTATCATTTGACCATGTCGGATGCTTCCATGCGCAACTTTTGCACCTACCAGTGTGTGATGCAGTTCCAGAATCAGTTCGCCCGCGCTCCCCTCACGCTGGACAGCGACCTACCGCCCAGTAGCGCCGGCAGCTCCAAGTCCCAGCAGCAATCCAATCGAGGCAACAAGAATGCGGCACCATTTCCCACGGGCCTGCCCAAACGTGTCAAACTGAAGCTCTCCCAC ACTGGAAAAGGTGGCGTTGGAGGCAAGAAATCCGGCTCCGGCACCATGCTACCGGTTATATCCACGGTGCAATCGCTCGCCAGCGGCGAAACCGAAGCCCGGATCGGCAATCTGACGGTTCGTCGCAAGCGTGGACGTCCACGGGAATCGGGAACCTCATCACCGCCGCTGTCCATGCCGGGTGTCCATCCGCCAGCACAGCGAGGAAGGCCACGCAAGCACGCTGTAGACTACTCGGCGCGTTCACCATCGCCCACGATGTCAGGTGGCAGCTCCCACATGGGCATTCCGGTCAGGCGAAATACTACCACGACTATGGATTTCGGGCCGGCTACGGTAACGGAGACCAAGATCATCACAGTGCCACCATATCCCAAGGCTGTGCGAAACGTGAACATAAGCTGTAAGCCCTTAACGGTGACCCAGGGCGAGCAGTGTAGTCCGGATGTGCGGGATTGCGCCACCCAGACGGAGAAAGACTACTCCAACAAGGTGCTCATCCCGGTTCCGGTGCCCATCTTCGTGCCGCAACCCATGTACATGTACTCGGCTCCGTTCCCCGTACCAGTGCCCATTCCGCTGCCAATCCCGGTGCCTATTTTCATACCCACCACGCGCAACACCGCGCAAGGCATACTTAAGGAGATCAAGAAGATACAGGACAAGATGCCAGAGGATCCACTGGAGGCGGAGTTGCTTATGATGGCCGAGATGGTGGCAGAGGAGAAGCACGAATCGGACTCCGATTCGGACAACGAGATCAAGCCGGATCCGGGCCTGGTAGCTCTGCAGTACCAGAACAGCCTCGAGTCCGTcgcccaacagcagcaacaacagcaagtgGTGGACGTTAGCGGAGCCGGACATAATCCCTACGGCGACGATATGCTGCAGATAGCCCTCAAGATGGCCACAGGCGACTACGACAATCATCACCAGACCTCGACGGTGGATCTGGAAACGTCGATGACGGCGAATACGATCAGCAGCCAGTCGCCGATGGGTCACGACGGAATGGGTCAAATGGGAGTACATCATCTAGATCAGCAGCATCACATGCTTGATGCCACGCAGCG AACCGCACGTGGACGCAAGCGCGGCGTAGGCGTCGTCATGGACCCACCCAACCGCAACAGCCGCTCGCCGGTGAAAAGGCAGCGCGGCGGCGAGATGGATCACTCGGCcctgcagcagcagtcgcagcaggCACAGCAGCCGCAGGAGAAGCCCGACGCCCAAATGTTCCTGAAGTACACCTTCGGGGTGAACGCATGGAAGCAGTGGGTGATGACGAAGAACGCGGACATCGAGAAGAGCTCGATGCGCCGGCGGCCCTTCAAGACGGAGCTGCTTCAAATGACCGCCGACGAGTTGAACTACTCGCTTTGCCTCTTCGTCAAGGAAGTGCGCAAGCCCAACGGGACGGAATACGCGCCGGACACCATCTACTACCTTGTGTTGG GCATTCAGCAATATCTGTATGTGAATGGACGCATAGACAACATATTCTATGATCCGTACTACGAGCGGTTTACCGAGTGCCTTGACGAGGTGGCGCGCAAGTTCTCCGTGCTTTACAACGATTCGC AATACATTGTCACTCGCGTGGAGGAGGAGCACTTGTGGGAGTGCAAGCAACTTGGCGCCCATTCGCCGCATGTTCTGCTGAGCACGCTAATGTTCTTTAACACCAAGCACTTTAATCTGACG ACCGTGGAGGAGCACATGCAGTTATCCTTCTCGCACATAATGAAGCACTGGAAGCGCTCATCACAGAATTCCAAAGTTCCTGGCTCACGAAACGTGCTCTTACGATTCTATCCACCGCAGGCGGGTCTGG ATGCCAATCCGCGGAAGAAGAAAGTCTACGAGCAGCAGGAGAATGAAGAGAATCCGCTGCGCTGTCCCGTCCGCCTTTACGAATTTTATCTCTCCAAATG CCCGGAGAGCGTGAAGACCCGCAATGATGTCTTTTATCTGCAGCCGGAGCGCTCGTGTGTGCCCGACTCGCCGGTTTGGTACTCGACGCAGGCTCTGGGGCAGGACGCACTGCAGCGGATGCTGCACCGCGTCAAAATGGTCAAGGAAATCAACATAGCGCTACTAACGACTTAA